Proteins encoded together in one Bos indicus isolate NIAB-ARS_2022 breed Sahiwal x Tharparkar chromosome 3, NIAB-ARS_B.indTharparkar_mat_pri_1.0, whole genome shotgun sequence window:
- the SEMA6C gene encoding semaphorin-6C isoform X1, whose product MPRAPHFMPLLLLLLLSIPHTQAAFPQDPLPLLTSDLHGISPLSWFRGLEDDAVVAELGLDFQRFLTLNRTLLVAARDHVFSFDLQAQEEGEGLVPNKYLTWRSQDVENCAVRGKLTDECYNYIRVLVPWDSQTLLACGTNSFSPVCRSYGITSLQQEGEELSGQARCPFDATQSNVAVFAEGSLYSATAADFQASDAVVYRSLGPQPPLRSAKYDSKWLREPHFVHALEHGDHVYFFFREVSVEDARLGRVQFSRVARVCKRDMGGSPRALDRHWTSFLKLRLNCSVPGDSTFYFDVLQALTGPVNLYGRSALFGVFTTQTNSIPGSAVCAFYLDDIERGFEGKFKEQRSLDGAWTPVSEDRVPSPRPGSCAGVGVAALFPSSRDLPDDVLTFIKAHPLLDPAVPPATHQPLLTLTSRALLTQVAVDGMAGPYSNITVLFLGSNDGTVLKVLPPGGQSGGSEPILLEEIDAYSPSRCSGKRAAQTARRVIGLELDTEGHRLFVAFSGCIIYLPLSRCARHGACRRSCLASQDPYCGWDSSRGCVDIRAPGGIDVDPTGNQESMEHDDCQDGATGSQSGTGDSTYVLLSPGPSPETPSPPSDAHPRPQSSTLGAHTQGVRRDLPPASSSRSVPIPLLLACVAAAFALGASVSGLLVSCACRRAHRRRSKDIESAGIPRPLSLRSLARLHGAGPEPPPPSKDGEGAQTPQLYTTFLPPPEGVPPPELACLPTPESTPELPVKHLRHAGGPWEWNQNGNNAKEGRSRARGGNAAGGAAPRVLVKPPPPGCPGQAVEVTTLEELLRYLHGPQAPRKEAEPPVAAPFTSRPLPPEPAPTLFAGPSLLPRDCAPPRRLDVPPEGKCPAPAARPALSAPAPRLGVGGSRKLPFSSHRAPPALLTRVPSGGPSRYSGGAGRHLLYLGRPEGHRGRALKRVEGREAPGAPEASLCRALLAGGRP is encoded by the exons ATGCCCCGTGCCCCCCACTTCATGCCCTTGCTGCTACTACTCTTGCTCTCAATTCCACACACGCAGGCTGCATTTCCCCAGGACCCTCTCCCTCTGCTGACCTCTGACCTGCACG GTATCTCTCCATTATCCTGGTTCCGGGGCCTGGAGGATGATGCTGTGGTTGCGGAACTTGGGCTGGACTTTCAGAGATTCCTGACCCTGAACCGGACCTTGTTAGTGGCTGCCAG GGATCACGTTTTCTCCTTTGATCTTCAAGCCCAAGAAGAAGGGGAGGGGCTCGTGCCCAACAAG TATCTAACATGGAGGAGCCAAGACGTGGAGAACTGTGCCGTGCGGGGCAAGCTGACG GACGAGTGCTACAACTACATTCGGGTTCTCGTGCCCTGGGACTCCCAGACGCTCCTTGCCTGTGGAACGAACTCATTCAGCCCCGTGTGCCGCAGCTATGGG ATAACTTCGCTGCAGCAGGAGGGTGAGGAGCTGAGTGGGCAAGCTCGATGCCCCTTTGATGCCACCCAGTCCAACGTGGCCGTGTTTGCAG AGGGCAGCCTGTACTCAGCCACAGCTGCAGACTTCCAGGCCAGTGATGCTGTGGTTTACCGAAGCCTTGGGCCTCAGCCCCCGCTCCGCTCCGCCAAGTACGACTCCAAGTGGCTCAGAG AGCCACACTTTGTCCACGCTTTGGAGCACGGAGACCATGTCTACTTCTTCTTCCGAGAAGTCTCTGTGGAGGATGCCCGGCTGGGGAGG GTGCAGTTCTCCCGTGTGGCCCGTGTGTGTAAGCGCGACATGGGTGGCTCACCTAGGGCCTTGGACCGCCACTGGACATCCTTCCTGAAGCTGCGGCTCAACTGCTCTGTCCCTGGAGACTCGACCTTCTATTTTGATGTCTTACAGGCCTTGACAGGGCCTGTGAACTTGTATGGTCGCTCTGCTCTCTTTGGGGTCTTCACCACCCAGACCAATAG CATTCCTGGCTCTGCGGTCTGCGCCTTCTACCTGGATGATATCGAGCGTGGGTTTGAGGGCAAGTTCAAGGAGCAGAGGAGTCTGGATGGGGCCTGGACCCCTGTGTCTGAGGACAGGGTCCCCTCCCCCAG GCCCGGATCCTGTGCAGGAGTAGGTGTGGCTGCATTGTTTCCCTCTTCCCGAGATCTCCCTGATGATGTCCTGACCTTCATCAAGGCTCACCCACTCCTGGACCCTGCCGTGCCACCTGCCACCCATCAGCCTCTGCTCACCCTCACCAGCAG GGCCCTACTGACCCAGGTGGCTGTGGATGGCATGGCTGGTCCCTACAGTAACATCACAGTCCTGTTCCTTGGCTCCAATGATGGGACAGTGCTGAAGGTGCTGCCCCCAGGGGGGCAATCTGGGGGCTCTGAGCCCATTCTGTTGGAAGAGATCGATGCCTACAGCCCCTCCCG GTGCAGTGGGAAGCGGGCAGCCCAAACAGCACGGCGGGTCATAGGGCTGGAGCTGGACACTGAAGGTCACAGGCTCTTTGTGGCTTTTTCTGGCTGCATCATCTACCTCCCTCTTAGTCGGTGTGCCCGGCATGGGGCCTGTCGGAG GAGCTGTCTGGCTTCTCAGGACCCATACTGTGGATGGGACAGCTCCAGAGGCTGCGTGGATATCAGGGCACCTGGTGG GATTGATGTGGATCCAACTGGTAACCAGGAATCCATGGAGCATGATGACTGCCAAG ATGGAGCTACTGGGAGTCAGTCTGGTACAGGGGATTCCACTTATG TGCTTCTGAGTCCTGGCCCTTCCCCTGAGACCCCCAGTCCCCCCAGTGATGCCCACCCCCGGCCCCAGTCTTCCACTCTTGGAGCTCACACTCAGG GCGTGCGCCGGGACCTCCCTCCAGCCTCATCCTCTCGCTCagtccccatcccactcctcctgGCCTGTGTGGCTGCGGCCTTCGCTCTGGGCGCCTCGGTCTCTGGCCTCCTGGTCTCCTGCGCCTGTCGCCGAGCGCACCGACGGCGGAGCAAGGATATCGAGTCTGCAGGGATCCCACGTCCTCTCTCCCTCCGCAGCTTGGCCCGGCTGCATGGGGCGGGCCCAGAGCCGCCGCCGCCGTCCAAGGACGGAGAGGGGGCCCAGACGCCGCAGCTCTACACCACCTTCCTGCCTCCCCCCGAGGGCGTACCCCCGCCGGAGCTGGCCTGCCTGCCCACCCCGGAGTCCACGCCAGAGCTGCCGGTCAAGCACCTCCGCCATGCTGGAGGTCCCTGGGAGTGGAACCAGAACGGGAATAACGCCAAGGAGGGCCGGAGCCGCGCCCGGGGCGGGAACGCGGCGGGTGGCGCCGCGCCGCGCGTGCTGGTGAAGCCGCCGCCGCCTGGCTGTCCCGGGCAGGCCGTGGAAGTCACCACCTTGGAGGAACTACTGCGCTACCTGCACGGCCCGCAGGCGCCCAGGAAGGAGGCCGAGCCCCCGGTCGCCGCCCCTTTCACCTCGCGGCCGCTGCCGCCCGAGCCCGCCCCCACCCTCTTTGCCGGCCCCAGCCTGCTGCCCCGGGACTGTGCCCCGCCTCGGAGGCTGGACGTGCCCCCGGAGGGCAAGTGCCCGGCCCCGGCCGCCCGGCCTGCGCTCTCCGCCCCAGCTCCCCGGCTCGGGGTGGGCGGCAGCCGGAAGTTGCCCTTCTCCTCGCACCGTGCACCCCCTGCGCTGCTCACCCGAGTCCCCTCGGGAGGCCCCTCCAGGTACTCGGGGGGTGCCGGGAGACACCTCCTGTACCTGGGTCGGCCTGAGGGGCACCGGGGCCGCGCCCTCAAGAGGGTGGAAGGTCGAGAAGCCCCAGGGGCCCCTGAAGCCTCCCTTTGTCGGGCCCTCCTTGCAGGCGGCCGTCCCTGA
- the SEMA6C gene encoding semaphorin-6C isoform X4: MPPSPTWPCLQRAACTQPQLQTSRPVMLWFTEALGLSPRSAPPKPHFVHALEHGDHVYFFFREVSVEDARLGRVQFSRVARVCKRDMGGSPRALDRHWTSFLKLRLNCSVPGDSTFYFDVLQALTGPVNLYGRSALFGVFTTQTNSIPGSAVCAFYLDDIERGFEGKFKEQRSLDGAWTPVSEDRVPSPRPGSCAGVGVAALFPSSRDLPDDVLTFIKAHPLLDPAVPPATHQPLLTLTSRALLTQVAVDGMAGPYSNITVLFLGSNDGTVLKVLPPGGQSGGSEPILLEEIDAYSPSRCSGKRAAQTARRVIGLELDTEGHRLFVAFSGCIIYLPLSRCARHGACRRSCLASQDPYCGWDSSRGCVDIRAPGGIDVDPTGNQESMEHDDCQDGATGSQSGTGDSTYVLLSPGPSPETPSPPSDAHPRPQSSTLGAHTQGVRRDLPPASSSRSVPIPLLLACVAAAFALGASVSGLLVSCACRRAHRRRSKDIESAGIPRPLSLRSLARLHGAGPEPPPPSKDGEGAQTPQLYTTFLPPPEGVPPPELACLPTPESTPELPVKHLRHAGGPWEWNQNGNNAKEGRSRARGGNAAGGAAPRVLVKPPPPGCPGQAVEVTTLEELLRYLHGPQAPRKEAEPPVAAPFTSRPLPPEPAPTLFAGPSLLPRDCAPPRRLDVPPEGKCPAPAARPALSAPAPRLGVGGSRKLPFSSHRAPPALLTRVPSGGPSRYSGGAGRHLLYLGRPEGHRGRALKRVEGREAPGAPEASLCRALLAGGRP, from the exons ATGCCACCCAGTCCAACGTGGCCGTGTTTGCAG AGGGCAGCCTGTACTCAGCCACAGCTGCAGACTTCCAGGCCAGTGATGCTGTGGTTTACCGAAGCCTTGGGCCTCAGCCCCCGCTCCGCTCCGCCAA AGCCACACTTTGTCCACGCTTTGGAGCACGGAGACCATGTCTACTTCTTCTTCCGAGAAGTCTCTGTGGAGGATGCCCGGCTGGGGAGG GTGCAGTTCTCCCGTGTGGCCCGTGTGTGTAAGCGCGACATGGGTGGCTCACCTAGGGCCTTGGACCGCCACTGGACATCCTTCCTGAAGCTGCGGCTCAACTGCTCTGTCCCTGGAGACTCGACCTTCTATTTTGATGTCTTACAGGCCTTGACAGGGCCTGTGAACTTGTATGGTCGCTCTGCTCTCTTTGGGGTCTTCACCACCCAGACCAATAG CATTCCTGGCTCTGCGGTCTGCGCCTTCTACCTGGATGATATCGAGCGTGGGTTTGAGGGCAAGTTCAAGGAGCAGAGGAGTCTGGATGGGGCCTGGACCCCTGTGTCTGAGGACAGGGTCCCCTCCCCCAG GCCCGGATCCTGTGCAGGAGTAGGTGTGGCTGCATTGTTTCCCTCTTCCCGAGATCTCCCTGATGATGTCCTGACCTTCATCAAGGCTCACCCACTCCTGGACCCTGCCGTGCCACCTGCCACCCATCAGCCTCTGCTCACCCTCACCAGCAG GGCCCTACTGACCCAGGTGGCTGTGGATGGCATGGCTGGTCCCTACAGTAACATCACAGTCCTGTTCCTTGGCTCCAATGATGGGACAGTGCTGAAGGTGCTGCCCCCAGGGGGGCAATCTGGGGGCTCTGAGCCCATTCTGTTGGAAGAGATCGATGCCTACAGCCCCTCCCG GTGCAGTGGGAAGCGGGCAGCCCAAACAGCACGGCGGGTCATAGGGCTGGAGCTGGACACTGAAGGTCACAGGCTCTTTGTGGCTTTTTCTGGCTGCATCATCTACCTCCCTCTTAGTCGGTGTGCCCGGCATGGGGCCTGTCGGAG GAGCTGTCTGGCTTCTCAGGACCCATACTGTGGATGGGACAGCTCCAGAGGCTGCGTGGATATCAGGGCACCTGGTGG GATTGATGTGGATCCAACTGGTAACCAGGAATCCATGGAGCATGATGACTGCCAAG ATGGAGCTACTGGGAGTCAGTCTGGTACAGGGGATTCCACTTATG TGCTTCTGAGTCCTGGCCCTTCCCCTGAGACCCCCAGTCCCCCCAGTGATGCCCACCCCCGGCCCCAGTCTTCCACTCTTGGAGCTCACACTCAGG GCGTGCGCCGGGACCTCCCTCCAGCCTCATCCTCTCGCTCagtccccatcccactcctcctgGCCTGTGTGGCTGCGGCCTTCGCTCTGGGCGCCTCGGTCTCTGGCCTCCTGGTCTCCTGCGCCTGTCGCCGAGCGCACCGACGGCGGAGCAAGGATATCGAGTCTGCAGGGATCCCACGTCCTCTCTCCCTCCGCAGCTTGGCCCGGCTGCATGGGGCGGGCCCAGAGCCGCCGCCGCCGTCCAAGGACGGAGAGGGGGCCCAGACGCCGCAGCTCTACACCACCTTCCTGCCTCCCCCCGAGGGCGTACCCCCGCCGGAGCTGGCCTGCCTGCCCACCCCGGAGTCCACGCCAGAGCTGCCGGTCAAGCACCTCCGCCATGCTGGAGGTCCCTGGGAGTGGAACCAGAACGGGAATAACGCCAAGGAGGGCCGGAGCCGCGCCCGGGGCGGGAACGCGGCGGGTGGCGCCGCGCCGCGCGTGCTGGTGAAGCCGCCGCCGCCTGGCTGTCCCGGGCAGGCCGTGGAAGTCACCACCTTGGAGGAACTACTGCGCTACCTGCACGGCCCGCAGGCGCCCAGGAAGGAGGCCGAGCCCCCGGTCGCCGCCCCTTTCACCTCGCGGCCGCTGCCGCCCGAGCCCGCCCCCACCCTCTTTGCCGGCCCCAGCCTGCTGCCCCGGGACTGTGCCCCGCCTCGGAGGCTGGACGTGCCCCCGGAGGGCAAGTGCCCGGCCCCGGCCGCCCGGCCTGCGCTCTCCGCCCCAGCTCCCCGGCTCGGGGTGGGCGGCAGCCGGAAGTTGCCCTTCTCCTCGCACCGTGCACCCCCTGCGCTGCTCACCCGAGTCCCCTCGGGAGGCCCCTCCAGGTACTCGGGGGGTGCCGGGAGACACCTCCTGTACCTGGGTCGGCCTGAGGGGCACCGGGGCCGCGCCCTCAAGAGGGTGGAAGGTCGAGAAGCCCCAGGGGCCCCTGAAGCCTCCCTTTGTCGGGCCCTCCTTGCAGGCGGCCGTCCCTGA
- the SEMA6C gene encoding semaphorin-6C isoform X2 — MPRAPHFMPLLLLLLLSIPHTQAAFPQDPLPLLTSDLHGISPLSWFRGLEDDAVVAELGLDFQRFLTLNRTLLVAARDHVFSFDLQAQEEGEGLVPNKYLTWRSQDVENCAVRGKLTDECYNYIRVLVPWDSQTLLACGTNSFSPVCRSYGITSLQQEGEELSGQARCPFDATQSNVAVFAEGSLYSATAADFQASDAVVYRSLGPQPPLRSAKYDSKWLREPHFVHALEHGDHVYFFFREVSVEDARLGRVQFSRVARVCKRDMGGSPRALDRHWTSFLKLRLNCSVPGDSTFYFDVLQALTGPVNLYGRSALFGVFTTQTNSIPGSAVCAFYLDDIERGFEGKFKEQRSLDGAWTPVSEDRVPSPRPGSCAGVGVAALFPSSRDLPDDVLTFIKAHPLLDPAVPPATHQPLLTLTSRALLTQVAVDGMAGPYSNITVLFLGSNDGTVLKVLPPGGQSGGSEPILLEEIDAYSPSRCSGKRAAQTARRVIGLELDTEGHRLFVAFSGCIIYLPLSRCARHGACRRSCLASQDPYCGWDSSRGCVDIRAPGGIDVDPTGNQESMEHDDCQDGATGSQSGTGDSTYVLLSPGPSPETPSPPSDAHPRPQSSTLGAHTQGVRRDLPPASSSRSVPIPLLLACVAAAFALGASVSGLLVSCACRRAHRRRSKDIESAGIPRPLSLRSLARLHGAGPEPPPPSKDGEGAQTPQLYTTFLPPPEGVPPPELACLPTPESTPELPVKHLRHAGGPWEWNQNGNNAKEGRSRARGGNAAGGAAPRVLVKPPPPGCPGQAVEVTTLEELLRYLHGPQAPRKEAEPPVAAPFTSRPLPPEPAPTLFAGPSLLPRDCAPPRRLDVPPEGKCPAPAARPALSAPAPRLGVGGSRKLPFSSHRAPPALLTRVPSGGPSRELLQGLKWDPRGPCPQRP, encoded by the exons ATGCCCCGTGCCCCCCACTTCATGCCCTTGCTGCTACTACTCTTGCTCTCAATTCCACACACGCAGGCTGCATTTCCCCAGGACCCTCTCCCTCTGCTGACCTCTGACCTGCACG GTATCTCTCCATTATCCTGGTTCCGGGGCCTGGAGGATGATGCTGTGGTTGCGGAACTTGGGCTGGACTTTCAGAGATTCCTGACCCTGAACCGGACCTTGTTAGTGGCTGCCAG GGATCACGTTTTCTCCTTTGATCTTCAAGCCCAAGAAGAAGGGGAGGGGCTCGTGCCCAACAAG TATCTAACATGGAGGAGCCAAGACGTGGAGAACTGTGCCGTGCGGGGCAAGCTGACG GACGAGTGCTACAACTACATTCGGGTTCTCGTGCCCTGGGACTCCCAGACGCTCCTTGCCTGTGGAACGAACTCATTCAGCCCCGTGTGCCGCAGCTATGGG ATAACTTCGCTGCAGCAGGAGGGTGAGGAGCTGAGTGGGCAAGCTCGATGCCCCTTTGATGCCACCCAGTCCAACGTGGCCGTGTTTGCAG AGGGCAGCCTGTACTCAGCCACAGCTGCAGACTTCCAGGCCAGTGATGCTGTGGTTTACCGAAGCCTTGGGCCTCAGCCCCCGCTCCGCTCCGCCAAGTACGACTCCAAGTGGCTCAGAG AGCCACACTTTGTCCACGCTTTGGAGCACGGAGACCATGTCTACTTCTTCTTCCGAGAAGTCTCTGTGGAGGATGCCCGGCTGGGGAGG GTGCAGTTCTCCCGTGTGGCCCGTGTGTGTAAGCGCGACATGGGTGGCTCACCTAGGGCCTTGGACCGCCACTGGACATCCTTCCTGAAGCTGCGGCTCAACTGCTCTGTCCCTGGAGACTCGACCTTCTATTTTGATGTCTTACAGGCCTTGACAGGGCCTGTGAACTTGTATGGTCGCTCTGCTCTCTTTGGGGTCTTCACCACCCAGACCAATAG CATTCCTGGCTCTGCGGTCTGCGCCTTCTACCTGGATGATATCGAGCGTGGGTTTGAGGGCAAGTTCAAGGAGCAGAGGAGTCTGGATGGGGCCTGGACCCCTGTGTCTGAGGACAGGGTCCCCTCCCCCAG GCCCGGATCCTGTGCAGGAGTAGGTGTGGCTGCATTGTTTCCCTCTTCCCGAGATCTCCCTGATGATGTCCTGACCTTCATCAAGGCTCACCCACTCCTGGACCCTGCCGTGCCACCTGCCACCCATCAGCCTCTGCTCACCCTCACCAGCAG GGCCCTACTGACCCAGGTGGCTGTGGATGGCATGGCTGGTCCCTACAGTAACATCACAGTCCTGTTCCTTGGCTCCAATGATGGGACAGTGCTGAAGGTGCTGCCCCCAGGGGGGCAATCTGGGGGCTCTGAGCCCATTCTGTTGGAAGAGATCGATGCCTACAGCCCCTCCCG GTGCAGTGGGAAGCGGGCAGCCCAAACAGCACGGCGGGTCATAGGGCTGGAGCTGGACACTGAAGGTCACAGGCTCTTTGTGGCTTTTTCTGGCTGCATCATCTACCTCCCTCTTAGTCGGTGTGCCCGGCATGGGGCCTGTCGGAG GAGCTGTCTGGCTTCTCAGGACCCATACTGTGGATGGGACAGCTCCAGAGGCTGCGTGGATATCAGGGCACCTGGTGG GATTGATGTGGATCCAACTGGTAACCAGGAATCCATGGAGCATGATGACTGCCAAG ATGGAGCTACTGGGAGTCAGTCTGGTACAGGGGATTCCACTTATG TGCTTCTGAGTCCTGGCCCTTCCCCTGAGACCCCCAGTCCCCCCAGTGATGCCCACCCCCGGCCCCAGTCTTCCACTCTTGGAGCTCACACTCAGG GCGTGCGCCGGGACCTCCCTCCAGCCTCATCCTCTCGCTCagtccccatcccactcctcctgGCCTGTGTGGCTGCGGCCTTCGCTCTGGGCGCCTCGGTCTCTGGCCTCCTGGTCTCCTGCGCCTGTCGCCGAGCGCACCGACGGCGGAGCAAGGATATCGAGTCTGCAGGGATCCCACGTCCTCTCTCCCTCCGCAGCTTGGCCCGGCTGCATGGGGCGGGCCCAGAGCCGCCGCCGCCGTCCAAGGACGGAGAGGGGGCCCAGACGCCGCAGCTCTACACCACCTTCCTGCCTCCCCCCGAGGGCGTACCCCCGCCGGAGCTGGCCTGCCTGCCCACCCCGGAGTCCACGCCAGAGCTGCCGGTCAAGCACCTCCGCCATGCTGGAGGTCCCTGGGAGTGGAACCAGAACGGGAATAACGCCAAGGAGGGCCGGAGCCGCGCCCGGGGCGGGAACGCGGCGGGTGGCGCCGCGCCGCGCGTGCTGGTGAAGCCGCCGCCGCCTGGCTGTCCCGGGCAGGCCGTGGAAGTCACCACCTTGGAGGAACTACTGCGCTACCTGCACGGCCCGCAGGCGCCCAGGAAGGAGGCCGAGCCCCCGGTCGCCGCCCCTTTCACCTCGCGGCCGCTGCCGCCCGAGCCCGCCCCCACCCTCTTTGCCGGCCCCAGCCTGCTGCCCCGGGACTGTGCCCCGCCTCGGAGGCTGGACGTGCCCCCGGAGGGCAAGTGCCCGGCCCCGGCCGCCCGGCCTGCGCTCTCCGCCCCAGCTCCCCGGCTCGGGGTGGGCGGCAGCCGGAAGTTGCCCTTCTCCTCGCACCGTGCACCCCCTGCGCTGCTCACCCGAGTCCCCTCGGGAGGCCCCTCCAG GGAGTTGCTTCAAGGCCTCAAGTGGGACCCTCGAGGCCCATGCCCTCAGAGGCCGTGA
- the SEMA6C gene encoding semaphorin-6C isoform X3, which translates to MPRAPHFMPLLLLLLLSIPHTQAAFPQDPLPLLTSDLHGISPLSWFRGLEDDAVVAELGLDFQRFLTLNRTLLVAARDHVFSFDLQAQEEGEGLVPNKYLTWRSQDVENCAVRGKLTDECYNYIRVLVPWDSQTLLACGTNSFSPVCRSYGITSLQQEGEELSGQARCPFDATQSNVAVFAEGSLYSATAADFQASDAVVYRSLGPQPPLRSAKYDSKWLREPHFVHALEHGDHVYFFFREVSVEDARLGRVQFSRVARVCKRDMGGSPRALDRHWTSFLKLRLNCSVPGDSTFYFDVLQALTGPVNLYGRSALFGVFTTQTNSIPGSAVCAFYLDDIERGFEGKFKEQRSLDGAWTPVSEDRVPSPRPGSCAGVGVAALFPSSRDLPDDVLTFIKAHPLLDPAVPPATHQPLLTLTSRALLTQVAVDGMAGPYSNITVLFLGSNDGTVLKVLPPGGQSGGSEPILLEEIDAYSPSRCSGKRAAQTARRVIGLELDTEGHRLFVAFSGCIIYLPLSRCARHGACRRSCLASQDPYCGWDSSRGCVDIRAPGGIDVDPTGNQESMEHDDCQDGATGSQSGTGDSTYGVRRDLPPASSSRSVPIPLLLACVAAAFALGASVSGLLVSCACRRAHRRRSKDIESAGIPRPLSLRSLARLHGAGPEPPPPSKDGEGAQTPQLYTTFLPPPEGVPPPELACLPTPESTPELPVKHLRHAGGPWEWNQNGNNAKEGRSRARGGNAAGGAAPRVLVKPPPPGCPGQAVEVTTLEELLRYLHGPQAPRKEAEPPVAAPFTSRPLPPEPAPTLFAGPSLLPRDCAPPRRLDVPPEGKCPAPAARPALSAPAPRLGVGGSRKLPFSSHRAPPALLTRVPSGGPSRYSGGAGRHLLYLGRPEGHRGRALKRVEGREAPGAPEASLCRALLAGGRP; encoded by the exons ATGCCCCGTGCCCCCCACTTCATGCCCTTGCTGCTACTACTCTTGCTCTCAATTCCACACACGCAGGCTGCATTTCCCCAGGACCCTCTCCCTCTGCTGACCTCTGACCTGCACG GTATCTCTCCATTATCCTGGTTCCGGGGCCTGGAGGATGATGCTGTGGTTGCGGAACTTGGGCTGGACTTTCAGAGATTCCTGACCCTGAACCGGACCTTGTTAGTGGCTGCCAG GGATCACGTTTTCTCCTTTGATCTTCAAGCCCAAGAAGAAGGGGAGGGGCTCGTGCCCAACAAG TATCTAACATGGAGGAGCCAAGACGTGGAGAACTGTGCCGTGCGGGGCAAGCTGACG GACGAGTGCTACAACTACATTCGGGTTCTCGTGCCCTGGGACTCCCAGACGCTCCTTGCCTGTGGAACGAACTCATTCAGCCCCGTGTGCCGCAGCTATGGG ATAACTTCGCTGCAGCAGGAGGGTGAGGAGCTGAGTGGGCAAGCTCGATGCCCCTTTGATGCCACCCAGTCCAACGTGGCCGTGTTTGCAG AGGGCAGCCTGTACTCAGCCACAGCTGCAGACTTCCAGGCCAGTGATGCTGTGGTTTACCGAAGCCTTGGGCCTCAGCCCCCGCTCCGCTCCGCCAAGTACGACTCCAAGTGGCTCAGAG AGCCACACTTTGTCCACGCTTTGGAGCACGGAGACCATGTCTACTTCTTCTTCCGAGAAGTCTCTGTGGAGGATGCCCGGCTGGGGAGG GTGCAGTTCTCCCGTGTGGCCCGTGTGTGTAAGCGCGACATGGGTGGCTCACCTAGGGCCTTGGACCGCCACTGGACATCCTTCCTGAAGCTGCGGCTCAACTGCTCTGTCCCTGGAGACTCGACCTTCTATTTTGATGTCTTACAGGCCTTGACAGGGCCTGTGAACTTGTATGGTCGCTCTGCTCTCTTTGGGGTCTTCACCACCCAGACCAATAG CATTCCTGGCTCTGCGGTCTGCGCCTTCTACCTGGATGATATCGAGCGTGGGTTTGAGGGCAAGTTCAAGGAGCAGAGGAGTCTGGATGGGGCCTGGACCCCTGTGTCTGAGGACAGGGTCCCCTCCCCCAG GCCCGGATCCTGTGCAGGAGTAGGTGTGGCTGCATTGTTTCCCTCTTCCCGAGATCTCCCTGATGATGTCCTGACCTTCATCAAGGCTCACCCACTCCTGGACCCTGCCGTGCCACCTGCCACCCATCAGCCTCTGCTCACCCTCACCAGCAG GGCCCTACTGACCCAGGTGGCTGTGGATGGCATGGCTGGTCCCTACAGTAACATCACAGTCCTGTTCCTTGGCTCCAATGATGGGACAGTGCTGAAGGTGCTGCCCCCAGGGGGGCAATCTGGGGGCTCTGAGCCCATTCTGTTGGAAGAGATCGATGCCTACAGCCCCTCCCG GTGCAGTGGGAAGCGGGCAGCCCAAACAGCACGGCGGGTCATAGGGCTGGAGCTGGACACTGAAGGTCACAGGCTCTTTGTGGCTTTTTCTGGCTGCATCATCTACCTCCCTCTTAGTCGGTGTGCCCGGCATGGGGCCTGTCGGAG GAGCTGTCTGGCTTCTCAGGACCCATACTGTGGATGGGACAGCTCCAGAGGCTGCGTGGATATCAGGGCACCTGGTGG GATTGATGTGGATCCAACTGGTAACCAGGAATCCATGGAGCATGATGACTGCCAAG ATGGAGCTACTGGGAGTCAGTCTGGTACAGGGGATTCCACTTATG GCGTGCGCCGGGACCTCCCTCCAGCCTCATCCTCTCGCTCagtccccatcccactcctcctgGCCTGTGTGGCTGCGGCCTTCGCTCTGGGCGCCTCGGTCTCTGGCCTCCTGGTCTCCTGCGCCTGTCGCCGAGCGCACCGACGGCGGAGCAAGGATATCGAGTCTGCAGGGATCCCACGTCCTCTCTCCCTCCGCAGCTTGGCCCGGCTGCATGGGGCGGGCCCAGAGCCGCCGCCGCCGTCCAAGGACGGAGAGGGGGCCCAGACGCCGCAGCTCTACACCACCTTCCTGCCTCCCCCCGAGGGCGTACCCCCGCCGGAGCTGGCCTGCCTGCCCACCCCGGAGTCCACGCCAGAGCTGCCGGTCAAGCACCTCCGCCATGCTGGAGGTCCCTGGGAGTGGAACCAGAACGGGAATAACGCCAAGGAGGGCCGGAGCCGCGCCCGGGGCGGGAACGCGGCGGGTGGCGCCGCGCCGCGCGTGCTGGTGAAGCCGCCGCCGCCTGGCTGTCCCGGGCAGGCCGTGGAAGTCACCACCTTGGAGGAACTACTGCGCTACCTGCACGGCCCGCAGGCGCCCAGGAAGGAGGCCGAGCCCCCGGTCGCCGCCCCTTTCACCTCGCGGCCGCTGCCGCCCGAGCCCGCCCCCACCCTCTTTGCCGGCCCCAGCCTGCTGCCCCGGGACTGTGCCCCGCCTCGGAGGCTGGACGTGCCCCCGGAGGGCAAGTGCCCGGCCCCGGCCGCCCGGCCTGCGCTCTCCGCCCCAGCTCCCCGGCTCGGGGTGGGCGGCAGCCGGAAGTTGCCCTTCTCCTCGCACCGTGCACCCCCTGCGCTGCTCACCCGAGTCCCCTCGGGAGGCCCCTCCAGGTACTCGGGGGGTGCCGGGAGACACCTCCTGTACCTGGGTCGGCCTGAGGGGCACCGGGGCCGCGCCCTCAAGAGGGTGGAAGGTCGAGAAGCCCCAGGGGCCCCTGAAGCCTCCCTTTGTCGGGCCCTCCTTGCAGGCGGCCGTCCCTGA